The following proteins are co-located in the Acidimicrobiales bacterium genome:
- a CDS encoding SDR family oxidoreductase — MDSFAGKLAVVTGGASGMGRELVLQLAAEGCAVATCDIDPAGVSETAGRAPAGSRITTHVCDVSVEADVQSFRDEVTSQHATDHVNLVFNNAGIGGGGSFIADERAAWERTFAIDWWGVYYCTRAFLPLLIASDDGYLVNTSSVNGFWASLGPGVPHTAYSTAKFAVKGFSEALIEDLRIHAPHVKVAVVMPGHIGTDIVVNSRRILGSPEPEEIPDADLEQMRDQMAMRGLPADDISADQLRQIVKMMVEGFRDSAPLTAAEAATIILDGVRAGRWRILVGDDAKAQDSRVRADPDRAYDHGSTDFGTALLGSRPGQ; from the coding sequence GTGGACTCGTTTGCCGGGAAGTTGGCCGTTGTCACCGGAGGCGCCTCCGGCATGGGACGGGAGCTGGTGCTTCAGCTCGCAGCCGAGGGATGCGCGGTCGCCACCTGCGACATCGACCCCGCCGGTGTGAGCGAGACGGCCGGACGCGCCCCAGCCGGGAGCCGGATCACGACGCACGTGTGCGACGTCTCGGTCGAGGCCGACGTCCAGAGCTTTCGTGACGAGGTGACGAGCCAGCACGCAACCGACCACGTGAACCTGGTGTTCAACAACGCCGGCATCGGAGGAGGCGGCAGCTTCATCGCCGACGAGCGGGCGGCCTGGGAGCGGACCTTCGCCATCGACTGGTGGGGTGTCTACTACTGCACCCGAGCATTCCTGCCCCTGTTGATCGCCAGCGACGACGGCTACCTCGTCAACACCAGCAGCGTGAACGGATTCTGGGCGTCGCTCGGTCCCGGCGTCCCCCACACGGCCTACAGCACGGCCAAGTTCGCGGTGAAGGGGTTCTCCGAGGCCCTGATCGAGGATCTCAGGATCCACGCGCCACACGTCAAGGTCGCGGTCGTGATGCCCGGCCACATCGGGACCGACATCGTGGTCAACTCCCGGCGCATCCTCGGCAGCCCCGAGCCGGAGGAGATCCCCGACGCCGACCTCGAGCAGATGCGAGACCAGATGGCCATGCGGGGCCTCCCGGCGGACGACATCTCGGCTGACCAGCTGCGCCAGATCGTCAAGATGATGGTCGAGGGCTTCCGTGACAGCGCACCACTCACCGCCGCCGAGGCGGCGACGATCATCCTGGACGGCGTGCGGGCGGGACGCTGGCGGATCCTCGTCGGCGACGACGCCAAGGCTCAGGACTCGAGAGTCCGGGCCGACCCCGATCGGGCCTACGACCACGGCAGCACCGACTTCGGCACCGCCCTGCTCGGCTCGCGCCCGGGTCAGTGA
- a CDS encoding ferritin-like domain-containing protein, translating into MSGVHETASGATAAAGQGRLAQLIAARGGKAEPEAPFVIEHREALIYMLCEAAELEHGIMCQYLFAAFSLKQSEDEGLSATEVDAARRWRGAVAHVATQEMLHLALVHNLLSAVGAAPHLARPNLPQPLDHYPAGVQLALLPFGEQALRHFMFLERPEGMELEDADGLRAMGRAEPVLEEGDIVPRLQDFATVGHLYRSIEQGLAHLADKYGEEGLFVGPAEAQATTASFRWPELVAVTDLGSAQQAVDTILEQGEGPRGEWRTAHFGQFVEVLDEFLQMKEANPGFDPVRPVMAANCRQPERHVAVPLITDVLTAKCTDLFNVGYEILLQTFERYFAHTEETDAQLATLADATLALMFQVIKPLGELITTLPVGPGFDGKTAGPSFELFYESDYLMPHRSAAWALLAERLDEAAMLSGQIASEAGGRVADSLAPVGAALSDTAQSLKDHFSDWGARPRATPDVAPAAEADGDGEREELASLRARADQLSQAVRGAAIGEVRRELATLFDGAVRLTRAVVAGADDFETGQARAVAARLVDSVLRPLADILAPASEGGSGREEDRPVAAEGPVRDQAWQLAKEATRLCSRLSTDSAARRAVLEATAALQDLACQLDPDEADARTEELRSLQARMAPGIEPAPDGPYLVTNAESLRSWLGEAIPSRPTMALCRCGGSAMKPFCDGTHATNGFTAAKDPKRVPDRRDTYVGQQVTILDNRGTCQHAGLCSDRLSTVFRTDQEPFVAPSGGRMDEIIRAVRDCPSGALSYAIDGGEARDRVDWDNRREPSIEVSKDGPYRITGGIALVRDDGADVARNAGASYEHYALCRCGHSQNKPFCSGMHWYVDFHDPAFDPDREPTMFEWCGGLPALTRMTRLFYERYVPEDALLAPLFANMSADHPQRVAKWLGEVFGGPPAYSEEFGGYTRMVHQHIGKGLTEEKRARWVTLILRSADEAGMPRDPEFRSAFASYIEWGSRLALENSQAGAEPPEHMPMPHWSWGTAGPPGGRVSAVPSADAGDEPPAALPTSDETVSFAKHIKPLFRDRDRQSMKFAFDLWSFDDVGARADDILERLRNGSMPCDRAWSEEKVQVFQRWIDSGKTA; encoded by the coding sequence ATGAGCGGTGTGCACGAGACGGCGAGTGGCGCGACGGCTGCCGCTGGTCAAGGGCGATTGGCTCAGCTCATCGCGGCTCGCGGAGGAAAGGCGGAGCCAGAGGCTCCGTTCGTGATCGAGCACCGGGAAGCGCTGATCTACATGCTCTGCGAGGCGGCGGAGCTCGAGCACGGCATCATGTGCCAGTACCTCTTCGCCGCCTTTTCCCTCAAGCAGAGCGAGGACGAGGGCCTGAGCGCGACGGAAGTCGACGCCGCCCGGCGCTGGCGGGGGGCCGTCGCCCACGTGGCCACCCAGGAGATGCTCCACCTCGCGCTCGTCCACAACCTGCTGTCAGCAGTGGGCGCCGCGCCGCACCTGGCCCGGCCCAACCTGCCGCAGCCCCTCGATCACTATCCCGCCGGCGTGCAGCTGGCCTTGCTGCCATTCGGGGAGCAGGCGCTCCGGCATTTCATGTTCCTCGAGCGCCCCGAGGGCATGGAGCTCGAGGACGCCGACGGCCTGAGGGCGATGGGCAGGGCGGAGCCGGTTCTGGAGGAGGGCGACATCGTGCCCAGGTTGCAGGACTTCGCCACCGTCGGTCACCTGTACCGGTCGATCGAGCAGGGCCTCGCCCATCTGGCGGACAAGTACGGCGAGGAGGGCCTGTTCGTGGGGCCCGCCGAGGCCCAGGCGACCACCGCGAGCTTCCGCTGGCCCGAGCTGGTCGCGGTGACCGACCTCGGCTCGGCCCAGCAGGCCGTCGACACCATCCTCGAGCAGGGCGAGGGCCCGAGGGGCGAGTGGCGAACTGCCCATTTCGGACAGTTCGTCGAGGTGCTCGACGAGTTCTTGCAGATGAAAGAGGCCAACCCGGGCTTCGACCCGGTCCGTCCCGTGATGGCGGCCAACTGCCGCCAGCCGGAGCGCCACGTCGCGGTGCCGCTCATCACCGACGTGCTGACCGCAAAGTGCACCGACCTGTTCAACGTCGGCTACGAGATCCTGCTCCAGACCTTCGAGCGGTACTTCGCCCACACCGAGGAGACCGACGCGCAGCTGGCCACACTGGCCGATGCGACCCTGGCGCTGATGTTCCAGGTCATCAAGCCCCTAGGTGAGCTGATCACGACCCTTCCCGTGGGACCCGGCTTCGATGGCAAGACGGCGGGTCCCAGCTTCGAGCTGTTCTACGAGAGCGACTACCTGATGCCCCACCGCTCGGCGGCGTGGGCGCTGCTCGCCGAGCGCCTGGACGAGGCGGCCATGCTGTCTGGACAGATCGCCTCGGAGGCGGGCGGGCGGGTAGCCGACAGCCTGGCCCCGGTCGGTGCCGCCTTGTCGGACACGGCCCAATCGCTGAAGGACCACTTCTCGGACTGGGGCGCTCGTCCCCGAGCCACTCCGGACGTGGCGCCCGCAGCCGAAGCCGACGGCGACGGCGAACGCGAGGAGCTGGCGTCCTTGCGCGCCCGCGCCGATCAGTTGTCGCAGGCAGTCCGCGGTGCCGCCATCGGGGAGGTCCGGCGCGAGCTGGCGACGTTGTTCGACGGTGCCGTTCGGCTTACGAGAGCGGTCGTTGCCGGCGCTGACGACTTCGAGACCGGACAGGCGCGTGCGGTGGCCGCCCGACTGGTCGACAGCGTCCTGCGTCCGCTTGCAGACATCCTCGCCCCGGCGTCCGAGGGAGGGTCGGGGCGCGAAGAAGACCGCCCCGTCGCGGCCGAGGGCCCGGTGCGCGATCAAGCGTGGCAACTGGCCAAGGAGGCGACCCGGCTGTGCAGCCGTCTCAGCACGGATTCGGCGGCGAGGCGTGCCGTGCTCGAGGCGACCGCAGCGTTGCAAGATCTCGCCTGCCAGCTCGATCCGGATGAGGCTGACGCCCGGACGGAAGAGCTGCGGAGCCTGCAGGCCCGCATGGCGCCCGGGATCGAGCCCGCACCCGACGGTCCGTACCTCGTGACCAACGCCGAGAGCCTGCGTAGCTGGCTCGGAGAGGCAATCCCATCCCGCCCGACGATGGCGCTGTGCCGGTGCGGCGGCTCGGCCATGAAGCCGTTCTGCGACGGCACCCACGCCACGAACGGGTTCACCGCAGCCAAGGATCCGAAGCGGGTCCCTGACCGCCGTGACACCTATGTGGGCCAGCAGGTGACGATCCTCGACAACCGGGGAACGTGCCAGCACGCGGGCCTGTGCAGCGACCGCCTGTCGACGGTCTTTCGGACCGACCAGGAGCCCTTCGTCGCACCCAGCGGGGGCCGCATGGACGAGATCATCCGGGCCGTCCGGGACTGTCCCTCGGGGGCGCTCAGCTACGCCATCGACGGCGGGGAGGCGCGCGACCGCGTCGACTGGGACAACCGCCGGGAGCCGTCCATCGAGGTCTCCAAGGACGGTCCCTACCGCATCACCGGCGGGATCGCCCTCGTGAGAGACGACGGCGCTGACGTGGCGCGCAACGCTGGGGCGTCGTACGAGCACTACGCCCTGTGCCGCTGCGGCCACTCACAGAACAAGCCGTTCTGCAGCGGCATGCACTGGTACGTGGACTTCCATGATCCCGCTTTCGACCCCGACCGCGAGCCGACGATGTTCGAATGGTGCGGCGGCCTTCCTGCCCTCACCAGGATGACCCGGCTGTTCTACGAAAGGTATGTGCCCGAGGACGCGCTGCTGGCCCCACTGTTCGCCAACATGTCGGCCGACCACCCGCAACGGGTGGCCAAGTGGCTGGGCGAGGTGTTCGGCGGACCCCCGGCGTACAGCGAGGAATTCGGGGGCTACACGCGGATGGTGCATCAGCACATCGGCAAGGGCCTCACCGAGGAGAAGCGCGCCCGCTGGGTCACGCTCATCCTCCGTTCGGCCGACGAGGCTGGGATGCCGAGAGATCCCGAGTTCCGCTCCGCCTTCGCCTCCTACATCGAGTGGGGATCGCGCCTCGCTCTCGAGAACTCCCAGGCTGGCGCCGAGCCTCCCGAGCACATGCCCATGCCTCATTGGAGCTGGGGCACCGCCGGCCCTCCGGGCGGTAGGGTCTCAGCCGTGCCCTCTGCGGATGCCGGCGACGAGCCACCGGCGGCCTTGCCCACTTCCGACGAGACGGTGAGCTTCGCCAAGCACATCAAGCCGCTGTTTCGCGACCGCGACCGGCAATCGATGAAATTTGCCTTCGACCTCTGGTCCTTCGACGACGTGGGCGCGCGAGCTGACGACATCCTCGAGCGCCTGCGGAACGGGTCGATGCCGTGCGACCGAGCGTGGTCGGAGGAGAAGGTGCAGGTCTTCCAGCGCTGGATCGACTCGGGCAAGACTGCCTGA
- a CDS encoding SLC13 family permease, whose protein sequence is MDRAPQRDPHAGPGLPLGWLLAAVGAAGALVAAATHPLDARLAAAQDWSPFVLVTGLLLVGRVAEDDGLFSAAGHQLARTARSGLALFVGGAVVVGVVTAILNLDTAVVFLTPVLVYTARSRGESDATPLVYACLLLANAGSLLLPGSNLTNLIVLGHLHISGGRFLAHTWLAWLAALAVTGAVVVVFERRSLRVTARELTSPERPVLGIGLAAVVAATLLVLVLRSPAIPVALVGFVGVALRCVGRRQRLGPTLDTLGLPVLVGLFGVAVALGVLGRAWSGPAMALSHLDVWATAFVAAGTSVLVNNLPAASLLAARVPPHPFALLVGLDIGPNLFVTGSLAWILWLRAARAAGARPSLAKAARLGVVAVPLSMVAAVGALVLTGSR, encoded by the coding sequence GTGGACAGGGCCCCGCAGCGGGACCCCCACGCTGGGCCCGGGTTGCCGCTCGGCTGGCTGTTGGCAGCGGTGGGCGCCGCCGGCGCGCTGGTCGCGGCCGCGACTCATCCTCTCGACGCCAGGTTGGCGGCAGCGCAGGACTGGTCGCCGTTCGTCCTCGTCACGGGTCTTCTCCTCGTCGGTCGCGTGGCGGAGGACGACGGCCTGTTCTCGGCCGCAGGCCACCAGCTCGCCCGGACCGCTCGAAGCGGCCTGGCCTTGTTCGTCGGTGGGGCGGTCGTGGTCGGCGTCGTGACGGCGATCCTCAATCTCGACACGGCGGTGGTGTTTCTGACCCCTGTCCTCGTCTACACCGCCAGGAGCCGAGGGGAGAGCGACGCAACTCCCCTCGTCTATGCCTGTCTCCTGCTCGCCAATGCCGGCTCCCTCCTCTTGCCGGGCTCGAACCTGACGAACCTCATCGTCCTCGGTCACCTGCACATTTCAGGGGGAAGGTTCCTCGCCCACACCTGGCTGGCGTGGCTCGCCGCCTTGGCAGTGACCGGTGCCGTCGTCGTCGTCTTCGAGCGACGGTCGCTCCGGGTGACCGCCCGCGAGCTCACGAGCCCGGAACGGCCGGTGCTCGGGATCGGTCTTGCCGCGGTTGTGGCAGCCACGCTGCTGGTGCTGGTCCTGAGGTCCCCCGCCATTCCCGTTGCCCTCGTCGGCTTCGTCGGCGTCGCCCTTCGGTGCGTCGGGCGAAGGCAACGCTTGGGGCCGACACTCGACACGCTAGGGCTCCCGGTGCTCGTCGGGCTCTTCGGGGTGGCGGTCGCACTCGGTGTCCTCGGTCGGGCCTGGTCGGGCCCGGCGATGGCCTTGTCGCATCTCGATGTGTGGGCTACGGCGTTCGTCGCCGCCGGGACGTCAGTCCTTGTCAACAACCTGCCGGCGGCGTCCCTGCTCGCCGCCCGGGTGCCACCCCACCCATTCGCCCTGCTGGTCGGGCTCGATATCGGACCGAACCTCTTCGTGACCGGCTCCCTGGCGTGGATTCTCTGGCTACGGGCGGCTCGAGCCGCCGGGGCGCGCCCGTCACTCGCCAAGGCAGCTCGCCTCGGCGTTGTGGCCGTGCCCCTGTCGATGGTCGCCGCCGTCGGCGCCCTCGTGCTCACTGGGTCCCGCTGA
- a CDS encoding YifB family Mg chelatase-like AAA ATPase, whose product MIAAIPSATLFGVEGRPVAVEVHVSNGLPGFTVVGLPDAACRESRDRVRAALLSSGLPWPLRRVTVNLAPSGVRKGGAGLDLPIAIGLLVASGQLPAEAVENCGFLGELGLDGSLRRIPGVVALVDAMCVGAVVVPAACADEAALVGRHVVRGISSLSQLVDALRGVGPWPSVSVRPRVAATGSQEPDLRDVRGQRLGRRALEVAAAGGHHVLFIGPPGSGKTMLASRLAPILPPLGSAEALETTRVHSTAGLALSGDLVRRSPFRAPHHGASDVSVIGGGTSWMRPGEISLAHNGVLFLDEMGEFAGTVLEALRQPLEEGVVRVCRARASVTFPARFLLVGAMNPCPCGEGSMPGACRCSEAARARYARRLSGPVLDRFDLRVALSRPDVGELLGGPAGESSAAVADRVAQARELAGARGVRANAGIPANRLDEVAPLSSEAEALLERRLRSGALSARGLHRVRRVARTLADLDGAPPVIGAGQVAAALELRVAFTALAPSLAS is encoded by the coding sequence GTGATCGCCGCCATCCCATCCGCCACCCTCTTCGGTGTCGAGGGTCGGCCAGTCGCCGTGGAGGTACACGTCTCCAACGGCCTGCCCGGGTTCACCGTCGTCGGCCTGCCCGACGCCGCCTGCAGGGAGTCGCGAGACCGCGTGCGGGCGGCCCTGCTGTCGAGCGGGCTGCCTTGGCCGCTGCGGAGGGTGACGGTGAACCTCGCCCCCTCCGGGGTCCGCAAGGGTGGCGCGGGACTCGACCTGCCGATCGCCATCGGTCTGCTCGTCGCCAGCGGTCAGCTACCGGCCGAGGCGGTGGAGAACTGCGGTTTCCTGGGGGAGCTCGGACTCGACGGCTCGCTGCGGCGGATCCCTGGAGTCGTCGCTCTCGTGGATGCGATGTGCGTCGGTGCGGTCGTCGTGCCGGCAGCCTGCGCCGACGAGGCGGCGCTGGTTGGCCGCCACGTCGTCCGAGGGATCAGCTCGCTGTCCCAGCTCGTCGACGCCCTGCGGGGGGTGGGCCCCTGGCCGAGCGTGTCCGTTCGTCCGAGGGTGGCAGCGACGGGGTCCCAGGAGCCGGATCTCCGCGACGTGCGCGGCCAGCGCCTCGGCCGGCGGGCGCTTGAGGTGGCCGCGGCGGGAGGTCATCACGTGCTCTTCATCGGCCCACCGGGGTCTGGGAAGACAATGCTCGCCAGCCGGCTCGCGCCCATTCTTCCCCCACTGGGATCGGCAGAGGCCCTCGAGACGACGCGCGTGCACTCGACTGCAGGGCTCGCCCTGTCGGGCGACCTCGTCCGGCGCTCGCCGTTCCGGGCGCCGCACCATGGCGCCTCGGACGTGTCCGTCATCGGGGGTGGCACGTCGTGGATGCGACCGGGGGAAATCAGCCTTGCCCACAACGGCGTCCTGTTCCTCGACGAGATGGGTGAGTTTGCCGGGACGGTTCTCGAGGCCCTGCGTCAACCGCTCGAGGAGGGCGTGGTGCGAGTCTGCCGGGCTCGGGCGAGCGTGACCTTCCCCGCTCGCTTCCTGCTCGTCGGGGCCATGAACCCCTGTCCGTGCGGAGAAGGGTCGATGCCGGGTGCCTGTCGCTGCTCGGAGGCGGCGCGGGCGAGGTATGCGCGTCGTCTCTCCGGACCAGTGCTGGACCGCTTCGACCTGCGCGTCGCGCTGAGTCGTCCCGACGTCGGGGAGCTGCTGGGCGGACCGGCAGGGGAGAGCAGCGCGGCGGTGGCCGATCGCGTGGCCCAGGCCCGGGAGCTGGCCGGCGCACGCGGCGTGCGAGCCAATGCCGGGATTCCGGCGAACCGGCTGGACGAGGTTGCACCGCTCAGCAGTGAGGCCGAGGCGTTGCTGGAACGCCGGCTGCGATCGGGCGCGCTGAGCGCACGAGGGCTGCACCGCGTCCGGCGCGTCGCCCGTACGCTCGCCGACCTCGACGGCGCCCCACCGGTCATCGGAGCGGGGCAAGTGGCCGCGGCCCTCGAGCTGCGGGTGGCCTTCACGGCGCTGGCACCGTCGCTGGCGTCATGA
- the dprA gene encoding DNA-processing protein DprA has protein sequence MSGAVSANEATEVDRLAAAALAGLPKMSFGRLRALLAAAPAAAAWAGVAEDRGFVPRALGGDTAAFAGDWASAARRVDLAAIGRAHQAAGVAVHLLGDADYPSVLADDHEAPAVLFSRGDLGALTGPIVAVVGTRSATHYGQDVAAELSRDLARAGVVVVSGLALGIDAAAHQGALAATGAPPVGVVASGLDVVYPSRNARLWDQVATRGTLLSESPLGTTAAAWRFPMRNRIIAAIAQVVVVVEGHRRSGALHTVEAAIERGRLVMAVPGSVRSPASEGTNALLADGCQPARDADDVLVAVDLERTGRSTTPTPPRGAELGEDERATLNALDWQPTGTDEVLRRTGMPLGEVAVILDRLEEAGLARGGPGWWERRRRR, from the coding sequence ATGAGCGGCGCTGTGTCAGCCAACGAGGCCACGGAGGTCGACAGGCTCGCAGCGGCCGCGCTGGCAGGGCTGCCGAAGATGAGCTTCGGTCGGCTTCGCGCCCTGCTCGCGGCCGCCCCAGCGGCAGCGGCCTGGGCTGGGGTGGCGGAGGATCGGGGCTTCGTGCCGCGCGCTCTCGGTGGGGATACCGCTGCGTTCGCTGGTGACTGGGCGAGCGCGGCGCGACGGGTCGACCTGGCCGCGATAGGCCGGGCCCATCAGGCCGCCGGCGTCGCGGTACACCTGCTCGGGGACGCCGACTATCCCTCGGTGCTGGCGGACGACCACGAGGCACCAGCCGTGCTGTTCTCGCGCGGCGACCTCGGCGCCCTCACAGGGCCCATCGTCGCCGTCGTGGGTACACGCTCAGCGACGCACTACGGCCAGGACGTCGCCGCCGAGCTGTCGCGCGACCTGGCCCGGGCGGGCGTCGTCGTTGTCTCCGGCCTCGCCCTGGGTATCGACGCCGCTGCTCATCAAGGCGCGCTAGCCGCGACAGGCGCGCCGCCAGTGGGTGTGGTCGCGTCGGGCCTCGACGTCGTCTACCCCAGCCGCAACGCCCGGTTGTGGGACCAGGTGGCGACGAGGGGCACCTTGTTGTCCGAGTCCCCGCTCGGGACGACAGCTGCGGCCTGGCGCTTTCCGATGCGCAACCGGATCATCGCCGCCATCGCCCAGGTCGTCGTGGTCGTCGAGGGCCATCGCCGTAGTGGCGCGCTGCACACGGTCGAGGCCGCGATCGAGCGGGGGAGACTCGTGATGGCCGTCCCCGGCTCGGTGCGCAGTCCGGCCTCCGAGGGGACCAACGCTCTGCTGGCCGACGGATGTCAACCGGCTCGGGACGCCGACGACGTGTTGGTCGCGGTGGATCTGGAGCGGACCGGGCGCTCGACGACTCCGACTCCTCCACGGGGTGCCGAGCTCGGCGAAGACGAGAGAGCCACGTTGAACGCCCTCGACTGGCAGCCCACGGGGACCGACGAGGTCCTGCGGCGGACAGGGATGCCGCTGGGCGAGGTGGCGGTCATCCTCGACCGGCTGGAGGAGGCTGGTCTGGCCCGAGGAGGACCCGGCTGGTGGGAGCGACGTCGGCGTCGGTGA